Sequence from the Pristiophorus japonicus isolate sPriJap1 chromosome 10, sPriJap1.hap1, whole genome shotgun sequence genome:
AATCATGGAACAATTCACAGTATTCAGAAAACTGCAAAATACCACAACTATACATTTCCCTTTTTGATGCAGAAAGCCTACTGCAGCTCCCTCTCCATGGTTAATACCCCAAGATACAATCTCGCATCAGAAATAAATCCCAACTATCAACTCCAAATAGTTATTGCACACACTTTATAATGTATTAAAACACATCATTTTAACAAACTAGCTTATTATAGAGTATTACCTTTTCTGAGCTTCTTGTTTACTGCAGCACACTTCACAGTAGTATTTATATTCACTACACAGTGTCTCTGTATTACTAAACCCCCTGTGCAAAAAAAGGCAAATCTTGCATTAATCTCCAATATTGATCAATAATTTTAATATTATGAAAATTAACGATGTATTTTAAATTACACCTATAAATCATTAAGACTATAAATCATTTAGCATGCAAAATTAGTAAACAaagattgtttaaaaaaaatcaactgCAAATCATTTTTAACATTTCTCTCAGCATACCTCAAGCAATGTGTAATTGAAGTGTTCTGCTCCACATCAACAGAAAGGTCTAAAAAGTCTTCATCTTTGCTACTTACCTGTGAAGTAGGGACAATTTAAAATTACTAATAGCAGGAAGCAGTAATACAATAAATCTAAAAGCAGTTTTTTTCTGAAATACAACATAAGAATGTAATAGAGACTTATTCTTTCTGGGACTGCAGTGGATAGTTTAAATTAATGAAAGTGTGATTTAGCTTTTAAAGCAAAAACGAAAACCCAAAAGTGTTTTTTCCAAACCAAGTCAACCACACATTTAAAATTCAAGAAAACATTTAAAGGAAATAAGATTAGATATTCTGATGTGGAGCTAGCAGTGGAACAGATCAAAAGAAATCCTCCATAGTTCAAGCTATCACAGACAATGAAAAGAGTAGAAAATAAAAGCATATTACTATTGCTATCTAGCAAATTAGTCATAATATGTTGACAGGCCCCTCCATATGTTCTTGTAATGTGAACAAATTCAACATGATTACAAGACTTACAAATAATGATGTTGAAATTTTGAAATCAATTCAATAAATTAAGTTTGTTGAATGCTGAACTTACAGTTTCACAATTAAGACATCTGGTTTCATTAGTTAATGTTCCTTGAAACATCTCATGCACCCAGGTTGGTTCTGGTAGGTCATTGCCATTGTCATCATTAATACAGCCATTATGTAGCTGTCCATTTtgtttttcctgctttttctcttctTGCAGGATATCGGCAATGGTGTTTAACAAGTAGTTCAGGAACTCATGAGCATCTTGTTGCATGTAATTATCAAAAAGTTCTGAAACAAAAAACAGTTAAGATGTGAATAATTCTGTCTGTATTAATAGGGAGCATAATATGTGCTGCAATACAATTCTAATTAGAACAAGCTATTCAATTTATGTTCCTAATTGTGATCTTTACACTGGTATCCGAGTCAAAAAATAATAGACTTATCCAAGCTGCTAGTTCCAGTAATCAAAGTAACAGAGGATGATGTGGGAGTGCTGGAAAATGAGTCCTGAATTGTCTGCCTTCAACACATACTGAAAGTAAACAGTACTGCAACAATTTCATGCCTTCTCATGAAAAGTGCAACAGTGCTACGTCCTGGAAGCATTCAGTCTTTGTTTGGCTCAGGGAAGTACTGATTTCAGCATCCATGCTGCTGAAGTGGAAGGAAAGAATGTTTTGGTGAAAGTTTGTGATCCAAGAGCAAATAGGGGATGGCTGGATAAATATTCTGGAGCTTTGAGGTTCAGAACTTACCCTCAGAAATTTAAATAAGTGTGGCAGTGTCCGTGATGAAAATTTCACAGCCCCATTCTAGGGGATGAGAATTGTAAATTTGTGGTTTGGGGGAACCAGTCTCCACGGTAGGTCAACAATAGCAatgttgatgggtgagcaggactttgtgCAAGATAGGATattgacagcagagttttggatgagctgatgtttatgCAGGTTGAAGAATGGGCATCTGACTGGaatagcattggaatagtcaagtctggaggtgacaaagacatggatgaaggtttcggTAGCAGTTGAGCTGAAGGAAGGGTGAAAACAGCAATGTTACAGATACAGTAGGAGGCAGTCTTTGTGATAGAGAGAATATGGGATCGAAATCTCAGCTCGAGTTTGAATAGGACACTATGTCAACACCTTTAGGAAAGGTGGAGGAGAGAAAACAAAAGAAAATTggggaaaactgaaaaaaaaaggaaACACTTAATTATACAAAGACAATCAAGCTGTTTTTCCATTAAAGAATTACAGTACTGATATTCCACAATATTCAGATAatctgtatgggcccaagtttcggatgtcctcccagaacggcgcacaccgagaggcccgcctattttttaagAATTAAAAaagtgcctaaaacttacctcgtgattctctgagtcgagcaggcctgtttcacagcgcagcacaagcagctggaggcggagctacagccctgggtcaaaaagagtgccggcagctacgcacgtgcgcagtggagtctgcgccgtgtgcagtagctcctggcccccagattctgtgtacgtgcgctgctggctgtgtgggacgggcccaaagcacgcagctcctagccctggccgcatAGGCCCCTGGAGCGGCCAGAGTGCCGATTTgtagcccgaagcacgcagcccctagccctggccggacTCCCGGaagggtaggtgaggtaggaactttttattttttatttattgatttattgaatgattttttatttttttatttattatttattgatttatttatcatttattattgaggatggttctttatttttaaagtgtagtgtttaatgctttggaaaatcctctaacttccctcccccccccaccccgcccccatctctggatacctgcgcctgatttctaaagtctccacaaggtttttcagagcgtacaaaaatggacacttactctgttctaacttagtttggagtaacttttcgctacctaaacttgcaaagcaggcgtaagtggctggtaacagccccttttgaaaagaaaactgtactaaaacgaaactatactaactcacttaaactggagcaaactaaatgctgagaattgcgatttctaagatactccatactaaactagttgctccaaaaaaaaataggagcaactcgagctgaaacttgggccctatatgctgTGATTTATTTTCTAATTACTGTGTCATCCAAATATCAAAATCAAGCCAAGATACTATTgcaaggcaaagaaatggacaaatTGTTAGCTTTCTCCATGTTGACTTGCCCAACATTTAACTACCTTACAACAATCATCCATCACCACACATTTTGTTAATAGCCCCTAGTATCAGCATTTAAAATCACTGAGGTGTTGTCAGACTGAATAGTCTGGATTTTACAGTTgtaatgatggcgaaactgtcAGCGTTTGCCGTCAATACTCTGTGAAATTGACgaacttctggcgtccgcacatgtgcagttaaacatgaAAATTGAGAAGTTGCTATCAGCGATTCCCTGATCCTCCACAGGGTCTGCTGTTGGAAGTCCTCACAGATGGAAATCTTCAAAATCATTTGATTTGATGTGAAATTCAGCTTTTTAatgctctattctcactgtaaaatcacttaaaaaaaagCTAAGACTTGTTTAATGAGGTGTAACAAATTTTTTATGGTGTACGGAGTCATAATTTCTGCTGAACAACCtcgctggccctgaaaaactaattttatatgtgaagtctcatttcctacattacacgaTCAAATTTcatgatttttaaaaataatttttttaaatttaaagtttatgatatttcagcttctatcttaatcccatgtctatgtcccaatctttattatgTTCTCTGTAAAatacattttacttcctggtttggtgtcaagagaattcttcaatgtgattgactGCTTAACCTGCTTGATGACAACACTGATCACTGTTGCTGGACTCTGGAGATCCCCCATTGGTGACGCAAGAATGAAATTAATGTCGGGAAAGTTGAAATCTTCACCAAAGAGATCGCtatatctttgtgggcagctttctttgacatCAGCGGCGAGCGTCATCACTTCACcgttgactgcaaaatccaggccattatatcTTTGACATTTGTTCACAATTTAGACTGATCTTACTTCCCTTTAAGAATCTTACCATTTTCTTTTCGTAGTCTTGTTATAAACTTTTTGGGAGGTATTACACCAACTTTCTTCTTTTGTGTAGCTATATTGTGGAAGAGGTCTGCCAAGCACGTGAGTAGGTTTTCCTTTCTCCTGGGCTGATTCTTGTACGCTAGAACTTTCTCTCGAAATGGACGGCAAAAATAAAGTGCCTGAAGGACTGAATTACAGTAGCAGGTATTCCCAAACTAATAGCACAAGAGGACAAAACAAGTTGAAGTCAGTCACAAGGTAGATTCAAAAACAGTTCAGAAAAATAAAACTTTACACAGTTGTATGAATAAATGATCAGAACTTCCTACTCATTCTGAAGTGATGGTAATTTGAACAGAATTTTTATCTATTGTTAAGCAAAATGTTATCCCATAACTTTTTGTTGTATCTTCCAACCCAGGTAGCGTTAGACTACAAAAGTTACTTTT
This genomic interval carries:
- the usp12a gene encoding ubiquitin carboxyl-terminal hydrolase 12A, with protein sequence MKHGAGRMEILMTVGKLASICTMGINASALEKEIGPEQFPVNEHYFGLVNFGNTCYCNSVLQALYFCRPFREKVLAYKNQPRRKENLLTCLADLFHNIATQKKKVGVIPPKKFITRLRKENELFDNYMQQDAHEFLNYLLNTIADILQEEKKQEKQNGQLHNGCINDDNGNDLPEPTWVHEMFQGTLTNETRCLNCETVSSKDEDFLDLSVDVEQNTSITHCLRGFSNTETLCSEYKYYCEVCCSKQEAQKRMKVKKLPMILALHLKRFKYMDQLHRYTKLSYRVVFPLELRLFNTSGDATNPDRMYDLVAVVVHCGSGPNRGHYIAIVKSHDFWLLFDDDIVEKIDAQAIEEFYGLTSDISKNSESGYILFYQSRD